In Planococcus shixiaomingii, the DNA window TGATTTAGAGTTGTTAATGACTGCAAGAAGGGTGAATTTTTTAAACTATATTTTACTAGTAAGCGATGATCCAAGCAGTTTTATTGATAAGAGTCTGCCTAAGGTGAGGGAGTTTGTACGAAAGTATAATCTAAAAATTTAAGTAAAAATTTTTGAAAAAGTACAGAATGCTCTTGTTTATAAAAGAACTTAGAATACCAAAAGTTAATTAATACGCAGTACAAGAAGAGTGTTTAATAGAAAAGAACCTTCCACAATTTGACGCAATTGTAGAACAATAAAGGCAGAAAATGATCAAACATTTTTCATAATCTCTGAATTATAATCTGTTGCGAAAGAGCCCATTTCAACCTACTTTATTCAAATGGGAAGTATTTAACCTAAGAGGAATGCGCATCGCGAATAAAATATTGCGTAGAATCAGAAGAATTAAATTGGAAAAAGGAGTTGTGGAGCATGAGTCACTTGGAAAGATTAAAGAAAATAATGACGGGTGAAGTGCCCGGCGCCCCGGTTGCGCAAGTTCTTGGCTTTGAAGTCGTGGAGGCAGAAGAAGGCAGGGTGGTCATCGAACTAGAAGCTTCTGAAAGATTACATAATCCGATGGGCACGCTGCATGGCGGGATCTTGGGTGATATAGCGGATGCTGCGATGGGGTTATCTTTCGTCAGTACGCTCGCTGAGGACGAACTGTTTACGACAGTGGAACTTAAACTGAATTTCCTTAAACCGGTTTTCAAATCGAAACTTCGGGCTGAAGGGAAAATAATCAAAAAGGGTGGCACAATCGGATTGCTGGAATGCCACATCTACGATGAAAAAGGGAGCCTGGTTGCCCATTCAACGAGTACCTGTATGGTTTTGAAAGGGAACTCCAATCATAAAAGAGAAAGAAAAGAGTGATCAAAATTAAATGCTCACGTAAATATCTATTCGCTATCCCTATGTCTAAAAAGGTGCTTCACCGGGAAAAGATAAATAGATTTATCATTCATTTCAAAAATGGAGGGTAACGATTATGAATGGTCCATTCCAAGATAGGGAGCTGGATGAGGAAGAAGAAGACGAATGGAGAATAAAGCTGGCTGAAAGGAAAGCCATGTTGGGTAACAATTCAGCGCTCGAAAGTATGATGTGGAATACGAAAATAGAGATAATGGGAAGAATGATGAAGAAAGGTTATGCAGATAAAGAAATTGCAGAAATCTTAGAGTTAAACGCAAAACAAATCATTGAAATGAAAAGGGAATTGTAAGGGTAAAAGGAATTAGATTATCTTCTTGCTTTGCCCGATAGTAATTTTGGCAAAGCTGAAAGGCTTCTAATAAGGGAGGCTTTGAATGCTCTAGCTGGCCTGCTTTCTCTTCACATGCAATGAACAACCTTCCCTTATTAAATTGATAGTCTTTTTAATTAATATTGTTGTTTCTAAACCAATGAGATGAGACCTTTTTTACTGGAGGTCTCATTTTTATTTTGCTTTTATATTTCACCTTATTCATATAGTTTCGAAGTTGCAAAGCCGAGGGTTTTTTGAGTAA includes these proteins:
- a CDS encoding PaaI family thioesterase: MSHLERLKKIMTGEVPGAPVAQVLGFEVVEAEEGRVVIELEASERLHNPMGTLHGGILGDIADAAMGLSFVSTLAEDELFTTVELKLNFLKPVFKSKLRAEGKIIKKGGTIGLLECHIYDEKGSLVAHSTSTCMVLKGNSNHKRERKE